A stretch of Allostreptomyces psammosilenae DNA encodes these proteins:
- a CDS encoding chaplin produces the protein MSFTRKAAVLTATAGALVVSTAGVAAAEAESETAAVGSPGIISGNAIDIPIHIPLNVCGNTVDIIGVLNPSLGNYCENAEVEVEEDENGPGNGLNG, from the coding sequence ATGAGCTTCACTCGCAAGGCCGCCGTCCTGACGGCCACCGCCGGCGCCCTGGTCGTCAGCACCGCCGGCGTCGCCGCCGCCGAGGCCGAGTCCGAGACGGCGGCGGTGGGCTCGCCCGGCATCATCTCCGGCAACGCGATCGACATTCCGATCCACATCCCGCTGAACGTCTGCGGCAACACCGTCGACATCATCGGCGTGCTGAACCCGTCCCTCGGCAACTACTGCGAGAACGCCGAGGTGGAGGTGGAAGAGGACGAGAACGGTCCGGGCAACGGTCTGAACGGCTGA
- a CDS encoding styrene monooxygenase/indole monooxygenase family protein — protein MRRILIVGAGQSGLQLALGLQQHGYDVTLMTSRTAEEIRGGRVMSTQCMFHGSLQTERELGINFWESDAPLIEGLGVSVAGPDGSRPVDWVGRLRGYAQSVDQRLKMAGWLEEFAARGGQVVVHGVTVSDLDWFARSYDLVLVSAGKGELVSMFQRDASRSPYDAPQRALAVTYVHGLGPRPEHDFLAVRCNLVPGVGELFIMPTLTLSGPADILFWEGVPGGPLDVFTDIKDPGEHLELTLDLMRTYLPWEWERTHGVELTDAGGTLAGRYPPTVRRPVAELPSGGLVLGVADVVVANDPITGQGSNNAAKCAASYLASILEHGDRPFDREFMERAFDRYWDYARHVTAWTNAMLAPPPPHVLELFGAANTCQDIADRVANGFDTPSDFQNFFLDPAGCADYLAELAAAGRLTPPGGDAARPDAQPEGSDPDAGLPGPRGSRQQAEDAAHR, from the coding sequence ATGCGAAGGATTCTGATCGTGGGGGCCGGGCAGTCCGGCCTCCAGCTCGCGCTCGGGCTGCAACAGCACGGCTACGACGTGACCCTGATGACCAGCCGGACCGCCGAGGAGATCCGCGGCGGCCGGGTCATGTCCACCCAGTGCATGTTCCACGGCTCGCTCCAGACGGAGCGGGAGCTCGGGATCAACTTCTGGGAGTCGGACGCCCCGCTCATCGAAGGGCTGGGCGTGTCGGTGGCCGGGCCGGACGGCAGCCGGCCGGTCGACTGGGTGGGCCGGCTGCGCGGCTACGCCCAGTCGGTGGACCAGCGGCTGAAGATGGCCGGCTGGCTGGAGGAGTTCGCGGCCCGCGGCGGACAGGTCGTGGTGCACGGCGTGACCGTCTCCGACCTCGACTGGTTCGCCCGCTCCTACGACCTGGTGCTGGTCTCGGCCGGCAAGGGCGAGCTGGTGTCGATGTTCCAGCGGGACGCCTCCCGCTCGCCGTACGACGCGCCGCAGCGGGCGCTGGCGGTGACCTACGTGCACGGCCTCGGGCCCCGGCCCGAGCACGACTTCCTGGCGGTCCGCTGCAACCTGGTGCCCGGCGTCGGCGAGCTGTTCATCATGCCCACGCTCACCCTGTCCGGGCCGGCCGACATCCTGTTCTGGGAGGGCGTGCCGGGCGGCCCGCTGGACGTCTTCACCGACATCAAGGATCCGGGCGAGCACCTGGAGCTGACGCTCGACCTGATGCGCACCTACCTGCCCTGGGAGTGGGAGCGGACGCACGGCGTCGAGCTGACCGACGCCGGCGGCACCCTCGCCGGACGCTACCCGCCGACCGTGCGGCGGCCGGTCGCGGAGCTGCCGTCCGGTGGGCTGGTGCTCGGCGTGGCCGACGTGGTCGTGGCCAACGACCCGATCACCGGGCAGGGCTCGAACAACGCCGCCAAGTGCGCCGCCTCCTACCTCGCCTCGATCCTGGAGCACGGCGACCGGCCGTTCGACCGGGAGTTCATGGAGCGGGCCTTCGACCGCTACTGGGACTACGCCCGGCACGTGACGGCGTGGACCAACGCCATGCTGGCGCCCCCGCCGCCGCACGTGCTGGAGCTCTTCGGCGCGGCCAACACCTGCCAGGACATCGCCGACCGGGTGGCGAACGGCTTCGACACGCCGTCGGACTTCCAGAACTTCTTCCTCGACCCGGCCGGTTGCGCCGACTACCTGGCGGAGCTGGCGGCCGCCGGCCGGCTGACCCCACCGGGGGGCGACGCGGCCCGGCCGGACGCCCAGCCGGAGGGTTCGGATCCGGACGCGGGGCTGCCCGGCCCGCGCGGGTCGCGGCAGCAGGCGGAGGATGCCGCGCACCGCTGA
- a CDS encoding inorganic phosphate transporter, protein MGDISFLVAVVVVTALIFDFTNGFHDTANAMATSIATGALRPRVAVAISAVLNLVGAFLSVEVAKAISGGMVEEGLIGPDVVFAALVGAILWNLLTWLLGLPSSSSHALFGGLVGATLYAAGTQGVHFDVVAQKVLIPAVVSPVVAALAALLATRVTYRMVRGVDDRTVSRGFRMGQVATASLVSLAHGTNDAQKTMGIITLTLVSAGMLPGGSLPPFWVVLSAGLAIGLGTYMGGWRIIRTMGKGLTDIQSPQGFAAEASATAVILTSSHLGFSLSTTQVASGGIIGAGLGRSAREIRWSVAGRMVLAWGLTFPGAGLVGAVSAAIATRGDLGVAAVAALGVAGGLAIYLASRRKPITAGNVNDVPGETAADGAAPAEPLPGGDAVAAQAATAPATADPAGAVAGGSALLAMTATIPSPAPAPAPLAAAAAPAPASASAGTEPAAAGTGTTVSSS, encoded by the coding sequence ATGGGCGACATATCGTTCCTGGTCGCGGTCGTGGTAGTCACCGCGTTGATCTTCGACTTCACCAACGGCTTCCATGACACGGCCAACGCCATGGCCACCTCCATCGCCACCGGCGCACTGCGGCCCCGCGTCGCCGTGGCCATCTCGGCGGTGCTGAACCTCGTCGGCGCCTTCCTGTCCGTCGAGGTCGCCAAGGCGATCTCCGGCGGCATGGTGGAGGAGGGGCTGATCGGCCCGGACGTGGTCTTCGCCGCGTTGGTCGGCGCGATCCTGTGGAACCTGTTGACCTGGCTGCTCGGCCTGCCGTCCAGTTCCTCGCACGCGCTCTTCGGCGGCCTGGTGGGCGCCACCCTGTACGCGGCGGGCACCCAGGGCGTCCACTTCGACGTGGTGGCCCAGAAGGTCCTGATCCCCGCGGTGGTCTCCCCGGTCGTCGCCGCCCTGGCCGCGCTGCTGGCCACCCGGGTCACCTACCGGATGGTGCGCGGCGTGGACGACCGGACGGTCTCCCGCGGCTTCCGGATGGGCCAGGTCGCCACCGCCTCGCTGGTCTCGCTGGCGCACGGCACCAACGACGCCCAGAAGACGATGGGCATCATCACCCTCACCCTGGTCTCCGCCGGCATGCTGCCGGGCGGTTCGCTGCCCCCGTTCTGGGTGGTCCTCTCCGCCGGCCTGGCCATCGGCCTGGGCACCTACATGGGCGGCTGGCGGATCATCCGCACCATGGGCAAGGGGCTCACCGACATCCAGTCGCCGCAGGGCTTCGCCGCCGAGGCGAGCGCCACCGCGGTCATCCTCACCTCCTCGCACCTGGGCTTCTCGCTCTCCACCACGCAGGTGGCCTCCGGCGGCATCATCGGCGCCGGCCTCGGCCGCTCCGCCCGCGAGATCCGCTGGTCCGTCGCCGGCCGGATGGTCCTGGCCTGGGGCCTGACCTTCCCGGGCGCCGGGCTGGTCGGGGCCGTCTCCGCGGCCATCGCCACCCGCGGCGACCTCGGGGTGGCCGCGGTGGCCGCGCTGGGCGTCGCAGGCGGCCTGGCCATCTACCTCGCCTCCCGCCGCAAGCCGATCACCGCGGGCAACGTCAACGACGTCCCCGGCGAGACCGCGGCCGACGGGGCCGCGCCGGCCGAGCCGCTGCCCGGTGGCGACGCCGTGGCCGCCCAGGCAGCGACGGCTCCGGCCACCGCCGACCCGGCCGGCGCGGTCGCCGGCGGCTCGGCGCTGCTCGCCATGACGGCCACCATCCCGTCGCCCGCCCCAGCGCCGGCCCCCCTCGCCGCCGCGGCGGCCCCCGCCCCGGCCTCCGCCTCCGCCGGCACGGAGCCCGCCGCGGCCGGCACCGGCACCACCGTCTCCTCCTCCTGA
- a CDS encoding NADH:flavin oxidoreductase/NADH oxidase, producing the protein MPDNSTVPEAPLLFTPLSLRSVTVPNRAWMSPMCQYSAPQEGPDAGVATDWHLVHYASRAVGGTGMVMLEVTAVSPEGRISAGDLGLWNDRQAAALAPITELISRHGAVPAIQLGHAGRKASANLSWIGGAHAVEAGGWQPLGPGDEPFPGLNSPAAMVERDLEKFVDDMVAAARRALTAGFRALEIHGAHGYLIHQFLSPAVNRRTDAWGGSFANRTRLALAVVDAVRAVWPDELPLLFRISATDWLEENGATGDDAGWTADQTVALAKELGARGVDLIDVSSGGALADVPIPTGPGYQVPYAARVRNEAGVPSAAVGMITEPLQAEQLLAAGQADAVLLGRALLRDPYWARHAALGLGAQTTGPLQYHRA; encoded by the coding sequence ATGCCCGACAACTCGACCGTGCCCGAGGCCCCGCTGCTGTTCACGCCGCTGTCACTGCGGTCGGTCACCGTGCCGAACCGCGCGTGGATGTCCCCCATGTGCCAGTACTCCGCCCCGCAGGAGGGCCCGGACGCCGGCGTCGCCACCGACTGGCACCTGGTGCACTACGCCTCCCGGGCCGTGGGCGGCACCGGAATGGTGATGCTGGAGGTCACCGCGGTCAGCCCGGAGGGCCGGATCAGCGCCGGGGACCTCGGCCTGTGGAACGACCGGCAGGCCGCCGCCCTGGCCCCGATCACCGAGCTGATCAGCCGGCACGGCGCCGTCCCGGCGATCCAGCTCGGGCACGCCGGCCGCAAGGCGTCCGCCAACCTCTCCTGGATCGGCGGCGCCCACGCCGTCGAGGCGGGCGGCTGGCAGCCGCTCGGCCCCGGCGACGAGCCGTTCCCCGGCCTGAACAGCCCCGCCGCGATGGTCGAACGCGACCTGGAGAAGTTCGTCGACGACATGGTCGCCGCGGCCCGGCGCGCCCTCACCGCCGGCTTCCGGGCCCTGGAGATCCACGGCGCCCACGGCTACCTGATCCACCAGTTCCTCTCGCCGGCCGTCAACCGCCGCACCGACGCCTGGGGCGGCAGCTTCGCCAACCGCACCCGGCTGGCCCTCGCCGTCGTCGACGCGGTGCGCGCCGTCTGGCCGGACGAACTCCCGCTGCTGTTCCGGATCTCCGCCACGGACTGGCTGGAGGAGAACGGCGCCACCGGGGACGACGCCGGCTGGACCGCCGACCAGACCGTCGCCCTCGCCAAGGAACTGGGCGCGCGCGGCGTGGACCTGATCGACGTCTCCAGCGGCGGCGCCCTGGCCGACGTGCCGATCCCCACCGGCCCCGGCTACCAGGTGCCCTACGCGGCGCGCGTGCGGAACGAGGCCGGGGTGCCGAGCGCCGCCGTCGGCATGATCACCGAACCCCTCCAGGCGGAACAGCTGCTCGCGGCCGGCCAGGCGGACGCCGTGCTGCTCGGCCGGGCCCTGCTGCGCGACCCCTACTGGGCCCGGCACGCCGCCCTCGGACTGGGCGCCCAGACCACCGGTCCGCTGCAGTACCACCGCGCCTGA
- a CDS encoding roadblock/LC7 domain-containing protein, whose product MSDPAGEPHGGSGTVAAPEAPSPSRPLSRGARNLHWLLDEFTTQVPGVEQVVVVSSDGLLLASAAPEDAVRPSTLGLSPSRRADALATVVSGLVSLADGAARLMNEGELRQTVVTMDYGHLVVMAISDGSCLGVLAAVEADLSIVGYQMAVFVERAGHVLTPQLRSELHRAAATR is encoded by the coding sequence ATGAGTGATCCCGCCGGCGAGCCGCACGGCGGCAGCGGGACGGTCGCGGCGCCCGAGGCCCCGTCCCCGTCCCGCCCGCTCAGCCGCGGCGCGCGCAACCTGCACTGGCTGCTGGACGAGTTCACCACGCAGGTGCCCGGCGTCGAACAGGTCGTCGTGGTCTCCTCCGACGGTCTGCTGCTGGCCTCCGCCGCGCCGGAGGACGCGGTCCGCCCCAGCACCCTGGGGCTGAGCCCGTCCCGGCGCGCCGACGCCCTGGCCACCGTCGTCTCCGGCCTGGTCAGCCTCGCGGACGGCGCCGCCCGGCTGATGAACGAGGGCGAGCTGCGGCAGACCGTCGTGACCATGGACTACGGGCACCTGGTGGTGATGGCCATCAGCGACGGCTCCTGCCTCGGCGTGCTGGCCGCCGTGGAGGCGGACCTGTCGATCGTCGGCTACCAGATGGCCGTCTTCGTGGAGCGCGCCGGCCACGTGCTGACGCCGCAGCTGCGCTCCGAACTGCACCGCGCGGCGGCGACGCGGTGA
- a CDS encoding DUF742 domain-containing protein, producing MNGDHGRTSRVRPYAITGGRTRFGHVLLVETLVSAIDRPDTRPGQVMPEVRAICDLCRSVRSVAEVSALLKIPLGVVRVLISDLADSGRLRVHRTDHGAGQPDRALLERVLSGLRKL from the coding sequence GTGAACGGGGACCACGGGAGGACGTCCCGGGTTCGTCCGTACGCGATCACCGGCGGACGGACCCGGTTCGGACACGTCCTCCTCGTCGAGACGCTGGTCTCGGCGATCGACCGTCCGGACACCCGGCCCGGCCAGGTCATGCCGGAGGTCCGGGCCATCTGCGACCTGTGCCGGAGCGTCCGGTCCGTCGCCGAGGTCTCGGCTCTGCTGAAGATCCCGCTCGGAGTCGTCCGTGTCCTGATCAGCGATCTCGCGGATTCCGGAAGGCTCCGCGTGCACCGCACCGACCACGGTGCGGGGCAGCCCGATCGCGCACTGCTCGAAAGGGTGCTCAGTGGACTTCGCAAGCTCTGA
- a CDS encoding GTP-binding protein, whose protein sequence is MDFASSETTTIRSQRIASTISTKIVVAGGFGVGKTTFVGAVSEITPLTTEAVMTQASEGLDDLTGTPEKTTTTVAMDFGRITLESDLVLYLFGTPGQQRFWFMWDDLVRGAIGAVVLADTRRLADCFPAIDYFEGCRLPFVVAVNHFEGSQEHAVDDVREALALPPDTPVVTCDARRRYSVVESLMTLVMHALEAQREQV, encoded by the coding sequence GTGGACTTCGCAAGCTCTGAAACGACCACGATCCGCTCGCAACGCATCGCGTCGACGATCTCCACCAAGATCGTCGTCGCCGGCGGCTTCGGGGTGGGCAAGACGACCTTCGTGGGGGCGGTCTCGGAGATCACCCCGCTCACCACCGAGGCGGTGATGACCCAGGCCAGTGAGGGGCTCGACGACCTGACCGGCACGCCGGAGAAGACCACCACGACCGTGGCCATGGACTTCGGGCGGATCACCCTGGAGTCCGACCTGGTGCTGTACCTGTTCGGCACCCCGGGCCAGCAGCGGTTCTGGTTCATGTGGGACGACCTGGTGCGCGGCGCCATCGGCGCGGTGGTGCTGGCCGACACCCGCCGGCTCGCCGACTGCTTCCCGGCCATCGACTACTTCGAGGGGTGCCGTCTGCCGTTCGTGGTCGCCGTCAACCACTTCGAGGGCAGCCAGGAGCACGCCGTGGACGACGTCCGCGAGGCGCTGGCGCTGCCCCCGGACACCCCGGTGGTCACCTGCGACGCCCGTCGTCGTTACTCGGTCGTCGAGTCCCTGATGACGTTGGTCATGCACGCCCTCGAAGCGCAGCGCGAGCAGGTCTGA
- a CDS encoding helix-turn-helix transcriptional regulator, with protein sequence MVETSARLLRLLSLLQTHRDWAGAELAERLGVTPRTVRRDVEKLRGLGYPVHATSGVAGGYRLGAGAKLPPLLLEDDEAVAVAVGLRSAAGGTVTGIEETSVRALAKLEQVLPARLRHRVNALQSAMVSMPGGGPTVGAEVLTAIATVCRDHERLRFEYRGHDGTVSVRDVEPHRLVHTGRRWYLLAWDTAREDWRNFRVDRMEPKVPTGPRFTPRRPPDTDIAAYTSWAVSNAAYRYRARVTMRAPAEAVAERVSPTSGVVEAVDEHTCTLYAGSNSLDGLAVHLAVLGFEFEVHEPPELVAHVRRLAERLGRAAP encoded by the coding sequence ATGGTGGAGACCTCGGCACGTCTGCTGCGCCTGCTGTCCCTGCTCCAGACGCACCGGGACTGGGCGGGCGCGGAACTGGCGGAGCGCCTCGGCGTGACGCCGCGCACCGTCCGCCGCGACGTGGAGAAGCTGCGTGGGCTCGGCTACCCAGTGCACGCCACCAGTGGTGTCGCGGGCGGCTACCGGCTGGGCGCCGGGGCGAAGCTGCCGCCGCTGCTGCTGGAGGACGACGAGGCGGTGGCCGTCGCGGTGGGGCTGCGCAGCGCCGCCGGCGGCACGGTGACGGGGATCGAGGAGACCTCGGTGCGGGCGCTGGCCAAGCTGGAGCAGGTGCTGCCGGCCCGGCTGCGGCACCGGGTCAACGCGTTGCAGTCGGCCATGGTGTCGATGCCGGGCGGAGGGCCGACGGTCGGCGCCGAGGTGCTGACGGCGATCGCCACCGTCTGCCGCGACCACGAGCGGCTCCGCTTCGAATACCGGGGGCACGACGGCACGGTGAGCGTCCGGGACGTCGAGCCGCACCGCCTGGTGCACACCGGCCGCCGCTGGTACCTGCTCGCCTGGGACACCGCACGGGAGGACTGGCGCAACTTCCGGGTGGACCGGATGGAGCCGAAGGTGCCGACCGGCCCGAGGTTCACCCCGCGCCGGCCACCCGACACCGACATCGCGGCCTACACCTCGTGGGCGGTCTCCAACGCCGCGTACCGCTACCGGGCGCGGGTGACCATGCGGGCCCCGGCGGAGGCGGTCGCGGAGCGGGTGTCGCCCACCTCCGGAGTGGTGGAGGCGGTCGACGAGCACACCTGCACGCTCTACGCCGGGTCGAACTCGCTGGACGGGCTGGCGGTGCACCTGGCGGTGCTCGGCTTCGAGTTCGAGGTGCACGAGCCGCCGGAGCTGGTCGCGCACGTCCGCCGGCTGGCCGAGCGGCTCGGCCGGGCCGCGCCGTGA
- a CDS encoding sensor histidine kinase: MRTPPPEGRPLDAAASERLPEQPAAGTAPAPGASAGGPAAPRRPAGVAIRRLPLRTRMAAVVAVPLTAVTLAGLPTVLTTAHQTAGAADLVRLAEVDTAVSRLTRDLADERDATARSVAGGLAPEVAEERRAVDTAVATFRAAVDGGAAEDLPPDSTAAALAALDQIDGLRSSAQGGAGDAIALIDGYGSVMAELGAMRADALVLAEQLAAAHGPGLLPALTGADGEAAGVLLPLATMAAVETAVAEQTVQRGLLDVAAAKGRMTADLSAALRQSVERQEEALVVFRAAAKAKLIQHWNTTVAGADVDRADQFVREALATPSGAPLEADQAEQHAALEVKIDRMRAVEDTLVQSLTDRTAATQDEARRGLLLAVAALALLALATGGVTVAVARSVTRPLSALRAGATAVAEERFPRIIRALEQRTGRFGTTPAVPDAAELRTEPITVDADEEIGAIVAAFNSVQEEAVRLARDTSRLRGNVGATYVNLSMRTLTLVERQLNLIENLEGREEDPDQLENLFRLDHLATRMRRNSENLLVLAGTDPTPAIQEPVPLLDVLRAAISEIERYERVHIQFLPPTHVVGRAADDVSHLLAELLENATAFSPPQTKVEVSGWVLDNGEVMLSVEDAGIGVPDDRMRALNDLLADPPAHDISSSRSMGLFVVARLAQRHGIRVQLRPVPDGGVNAVVTVPAGLLAADRVGAGDLAEQHEAQRRRSLTGGRPRTTVNGVARATGAPAAEPTERAAPAEPVGTADRADDGAAASGAAAAGGVPAPGRGEDDAAPDGGPGQSQSRARHSRYARRAVRRIPAPGTPPSTEPEETGAGADASTDPGTDAGPAPAGGEAPEAAGDRRGPRGRTGADPDAGQGGAGQGVTDGGQGGGAARELPRGTAERHTTEPGVPGASSVAGDPDDADPLTTADDATGATGAAPVAMPRPRSRTAAPHGAAGVGRASGAAGSAGPTQAGGVPPARSRTDGDHSTAPSAAGGTQPGAAPGVQPGAAAGEEAARTADGGAPGAAPAADPERTPAGGTAPNGAAPNGTPPGGTAPNGLVPGGAAPNGTSPNPDGTAAGGPAAAGGPASTGGTAQAAGTGQTTPSGLPRRIPRASAIQGTPGAATTGLGRVGAGGGRTTAEELRRRLGGFQQGSTRGRREAPRLDGPASTRKRDDQEGHDDE, from the coding sequence GTGCGGACACCGCCTCCGGAAGGCCGGCCGCTCGACGCGGCGGCCTCCGAACGACTCCCCGAACAGCCGGCGGCCGGCACGGCTCCCGCCCCCGGCGCCTCCGCCGGCGGCCCCGCCGCCCCCCGCAGGCCGGCGGGCGTCGCGATCCGCCGCCTCCCGCTGCGGACCCGGATGGCCGCGGTGGTCGCCGTCCCCCTCACCGCGGTCACCCTCGCCGGCCTGCCGACGGTACTCACCACCGCCCACCAGACCGCCGGCGCCGCCGACCTGGTGCGGCTGGCCGAGGTGGACACCGCCGTGTCCCGGCTCACCCGCGACCTCGCGGACGAACGCGACGCCACCGCCCGCTCGGTCGCCGGCGGCCTCGCCCCCGAGGTCGCCGAGGAGCGCCGCGCGGTGGACACCGCCGTCGCCACCTTCCGCGCGGCCGTCGACGGGGGCGCCGCCGAGGACCTCCCGCCGGACAGCACCGCCGCCGCCCTCGCCGCCCTCGACCAGATCGACGGCCTGCGCAGCTCCGCCCAGGGCGGCGCCGGCGACGCCATCGCCCTGATCGACGGCTACGGCTCCGTCATGGCCGAGCTCGGCGCGATGCGCGCGGACGCCCTCGTGCTGGCCGAACAGCTCGCCGCCGCCCACGGGCCCGGCCTGCTCCCCGCGCTGACCGGCGCGGACGGCGAGGCCGCCGGAGTCCTGCTGCCGCTGGCCACCATGGCCGCCGTGGAGACGGCCGTCGCCGAGCAGACCGTGCAGCGCGGCCTGCTGGACGTCGCCGCCGCCAAGGGACGGATGACCGCCGACCTCTCCGCCGCCCTGCGCCAGTCCGTGGAGCGCCAGGAGGAGGCGCTGGTCGTCTTCCGCGCCGCCGCCAAGGCCAAGCTGATCCAGCACTGGAACACCACGGTGGCCGGCGCCGACGTGGACCGGGCCGACCAGTTCGTCCGCGAGGCGCTGGCGACCCCCTCCGGCGCGCCGCTGGAGGCCGACCAGGCCGAGCAGCACGCGGCGCTGGAGGTCAAGATCGACCGGATGCGCGCGGTCGAGGACACCCTCGTGCAGTCGTTGACCGACCGCACCGCCGCCACCCAGGACGAGGCCCGGCGCGGCCTGCTGCTCGCCGTGGCCGCCCTGGCCCTGCTCGCCCTGGCCACCGGCGGCGTCACCGTCGCCGTGGCCCGCTCGGTCACCCGCCCGCTGAGCGCCCTGCGGGCCGGCGCCACCGCCGTCGCCGAGGAGCGCTTCCCGCGCATCATCCGGGCGCTGGAGCAGCGCACCGGGCGGTTCGGCACCACCCCGGCCGTGCCGGACGCCGCCGAACTGCGCACCGAGCCGATCACGGTGGACGCCGACGAGGAGATCGGCGCCATCGTGGCGGCGTTCAACTCCGTGCAGGAGGAGGCCGTCCGGCTGGCCCGCGACACCTCCCGGCTGCGCGGCAACGTCGGCGCCACCTACGTCAACCTCTCCATGCGCACCCTCACCCTGGTCGAGCGGCAGCTCAACCTGATCGAGAACCTGGAGGGCCGCGAGGAGGACCCGGACCAGCTGGAGAACCTCTTCCGGCTCGACCACCTCGCCACCCGGATGCGGCGCAACAGCGAGAACCTGCTGGTGCTCGCCGGCACCGACCCCACCCCCGCGATCCAGGAGCCGGTGCCGCTGCTCGACGTGCTGCGCGCCGCGATCTCCGAGATCGAGCGGTACGAGCGGGTGCACATCCAGTTCCTGCCGCCCACCCACGTGGTCGGCCGGGCGGCCGACGACGTCAGCCACCTGCTCGCCGAACTGCTGGAGAACGCCACCGCCTTCTCCCCGCCGCAGACCAAGGTGGAGGTGAGCGGCTGGGTGCTGGACAACGGCGAGGTCATGCTCTCCGTCGAGGACGCCGGGATCGGCGTGCCCGACGACCGCATGCGCGCGCTCAACGACCTGCTCGCCGACCCGCCCGCGCACGACATCTCCAGCTCCCGCAGCATGGGCCTGTTCGTGGTCGCCCGCCTGGCCCAGCGGCACGGCATCCGGGTGCAGCTGCGCCCGGTGCCGGACGGCGGCGTCAACGCCGTGGTGACCGTGCCGGCCGGTCTGCTGGCCGCCGACCGGGTCGGCGCGGGCGACCTCGCCGAGCAGCACGAGGCCCAGCGCCGCCGCTCGCTGACCGGCGGCCGCCCGCGCACCACGGTCAACGGCGTCGCCCGCGCCACCGGCGCCCCGGCCGCCGAGCCGACCGAACGCGCCGCCCCCGCCGAGCCGGTCGGAACCGCCGACCGGGCCGACGACGGCGCCGCCGCGTCGGGCGCCGCCGCGGCCGGCGGCGTGCCCGCTCCCGGCCGCGGCGAGGACGACGCCGCCCCCGACGGCGGCCCCGGCCAGAGCCAGAGCCGGGCGCGGCACTCCCGGTACGCCCGCCGCGCCGTCCGGCGCATCCCGGCCCCCGGCACGCCCCCGTCGACCGAGCCGGAGGAGACCGGCGCCGGCGCCGACGCGAGCACCGACCCCGGCACGGACGCCGGCCCCGCACCCGCGGGCGGCGAGGCGCCGGAGGCGGCCGGCGACCGGCGCGGCCCGCGGGGCCGGACCGGCGCCGACCCGGACGCCGGCCAGGGCGGCGCCGGCCAGGGCGTCACCGACGGCGGACAGGGGGGCGGGGCGGCCCGCGAACTGCCCCGCGGGACCGCCGAGCGCCACACCACCGAACCCGGGGTCCCCGGCGCCTCCTCCGTGGCGGGGGACCCCGATGACGCGGATCCGCTGACCACGGCCGACGACGCCACCGGGGCGACCGGCGCGGCACCGGTCGCCATGCCCCGGCCGCGCAGCCGGACGGCCGCGCCGCACGGTGCCGCCGGCGTCGGCCGGGCCTCCGGGGCCGCCGGTTCGGCCGGCCCCACCCAGGCCGGTGGCGTGCCGCCGGCGCGCTCCCGCACGGACGGCGACCACTCCACGGCGCCGTCCGCCGCGGGCGGCACCCAGCCCGGCGCCGCGCCCGGTGTCCAGCCCGGCGCGGCGGCAGGCGAGGAGGCGGCCCGGACCGCGGACGGCGGCGCCCCGGGGGCCGCGCCCGCGGCCGACCCCGAACGCACGCCGGCGGGCGGCACCGCCCCGAACGGCGCCGCCCCGAACGGCACGCCACCCGGTGGGACGGCGCCGAACGGGCTCGTCCCAGGCGGCGCCGCCCCGAACGGCACCTCGCCGAACCCCGACGGCACCGCCGCGGGCGGCCCGGCCGCGGCCGGCGGCCCGGCCTCCACCGGCGGCACCGCGCAGGCGGCCGGCACCGGCCAGACCACCCCCAGCGGGCTGCCCCGGCGCATCCCCCGGGCCAGCGCCATCCAGGGCACGCCCGGCGCCGCCACCACCGGCCTGGGGCGCGTTGGCGCCGGCGGCGGGCGCACCACGGCCGAGGAACTGCGCCGCCGCCTCGGTGGCTTCCAGCAGGGCTCGACCCGGGGACGCCGCGAGGCGCCCCGCCTGGACGGCCCGGCGTCCACCCGGAAGCGCGACGACCAGGAAGGCCACGACGATGAGTGA